A window of Streptomyces sp. SAI-127 contains these coding sequences:
- a CDS encoding cation:proton antiporter: protein MTTDQVLIGVGLILVLAVGSQVLAGRLRIPALILLLPVGFAAGALIDDVDPEQLLGAAFSPLVSLAVAVILYDAGLGLDLARLKGHIRRVVVRLIWIGVLITWLLGTLLAAPLLGMSQRAAIMIGAILVVSGPTVVGPLLSFVRPKDRLQHILIWEGSLIDPVGGVLGALVFHAVVASSGHHLGSGTAQFLASVGIGAAGGAAGATLLWLLFRVLRLGEVLGTTAQLAAVIGVAALCDVLRDDTGLIAAVVMGLAVANLPGMSAPARRPFFETLVSLILGLLFISISATVTPHSLRHVWLPALGLAAFLVLVVRPLVAAVSTLGTDLTRGERGFIGWMAPRGIVAAATASTFSAGLVAKGIDGASKILPATFVVIVATVTLYGLTASPVARRLGIVRPSRSRPLLVGGDPWVVDLGAALKSAGLEVLMWAGEEEQRDRIRRAGIDLAPGELLGAATGGAAELEGITAVYFLTAEDDFNALAAVFLRGSVEGTVHRLNAPADSQGAVAPFIGGEVLFGPELTWPTLSRRYEEGAAVLGQPAGDAVRPGSDPLFLVRRDGRLDPVTAGSTPLPRPGDTVVLLTPGGRAGESPQG from the coding sequence CTCGTCCTGGCCGTCGGATCGCAGGTCCTGGCCGGCCGCCTGCGCATCCCTGCCCTCATTCTGCTGCTGCCGGTCGGCTTCGCCGCGGGCGCGTTGATCGACGACGTCGATCCCGAGCAGCTGCTGGGGGCGGCCTTCTCACCGCTGGTGTCGCTGGCCGTCGCCGTGATCCTCTACGACGCGGGCCTCGGGCTGGACCTGGCGAGGCTGAAGGGCCACATCCGCCGCGTCGTCGTCCGGCTGATCTGGATCGGTGTCCTGATCACCTGGTTGCTCGGCACGCTCCTCGCCGCGCCGCTGCTGGGGATGTCACAGCGTGCGGCCATCATGATCGGCGCGATCCTCGTGGTCTCGGGGCCGACGGTCGTAGGACCGCTGCTCAGCTTCGTGCGGCCGAAGGACCGTCTCCAGCACATCCTGATCTGGGAGGGCTCCCTCATCGACCCGGTCGGTGGCGTCCTGGGAGCACTGGTCTTCCACGCGGTCGTGGCGAGCTCGGGCCACCACCTCGGCAGCGGGACGGCACAATTCCTGGCCAGCGTGGGCATCGGAGCGGCCGGAGGAGCCGCCGGGGCGACTTTGCTGTGGCTGTTGTTCCGGGTACTGCGGCTCGGCGAGGTCCTCGGCACCACAGCGCAGCTCGCCGCGGTGATCGGTGTGGCGGCGCTGTGCGATGTGCTGCGTGACGACACGGGACTCATCGCCGCCGTGGTGATGGGCCTGGCCGTCGCCAACCTCCCCGGCATGAGCGCACCCGCACGTCGGCCGTTCTTCGAGACCCTGGTCAGCCTGATCCTCGGCCTGCTCTTCATCTCCATCTCGGCCACCGTCACCCCGCACTCGCTGCGCCATGTGTGGCTGCCCGCGCTCGGGCTGGCCGCCTTTCTGGTGCTGGTCGTCAGGCCGCTGGTCGCGGCCGTGTCCACCCTCGGCACCGATCTGACGCGTGGCGAGCGGGGCTTCATCGGCTGGATGGCGCCGCGCGGAATCGTCGCGGCCGCCACCGCCTCGACGTTCTCGGCCGGCCTGGTCGCCAAGGGGATCGACGGCGCCTCGAAGATCCTTCCGGCCACCTTCGTCGTCATCGTCGCGACCGTGACGCTCTACGGCCTGACCGCCTCGCCCGTCGCCCGGCGCCTGGGCATCGTGCGCCCGTCCCGCTCGCGGCCCCTGCTCGTCGGGGGCGACCCCTGGGTGGTCGACCTGGGCGCCGCCCTGAAATCGGCGGGGCTGGAGGTCCTGATGTGGGCAGGCGAAGAGGAACAACGCGACCGTATCCGCCGGGCGGGGATCGACCTTGCGCCCGGTGAGCTGCTGGGTGCTGCCACGGGTGGGGCCGCCGAGCTGGAGGGCATCACGGCGGTGTACTTCCTCACCGCCGAGGACGACTTCAACGCACTGGCGGCGGTGTTTCTGCGAGGCAGCGTGGAGGGCACGGTCCACCGCCTCAACGCACCGGCCGACAGTCAGGGCGCGGTGGCGCCGTTCATCGGCGGCGAGGTTCTGTTCGGCCCGGAGCTGACCTGGCCGACGCTCTCCCGTAGATACGAGGAAGGGGCAGCCGTGCTGGGGCAGCCCGCCGGCGACGCCGTGCGGCCCGGCAGCGATCCGCTGTTCCTCGTGCGGCGGGACGGCCGCCTCGATCCGGTCACGGCAGGCAGCACGCCGCTGCCCCGGCCAGGGGACACGGTCGTCCTGCTGACACCGGGCGGCCGGGCCGGCGAGAGCCCGCAAGGGTAG
- a CDS encoding gluconokinase: protein MKVTAHGPPIVVVLGVSGSGKTTVGKAVAEQLGVPFLEGDDFHPAVNVAKMSAGHPLDDADREPWLRALAERIRQSAEAHEGLVLACSALKRAYRDELRSAAGAGLWCLYLALDRATAWERVSRRTGHFMPAGLVESQFATLEPLQPDEPGLTLDATAGLPALLSRARAAVTRCEGRAGS, encoded by the coding sequence GTGAAGGTCACCGCCCACGGGCCGCCGATCGTGGTGGTCCTGGGGGTCTCCGGCTCTGGGAAGACCACCGTCGGCAAGGCGGTCGCGGAGCAGCTCGGAGTGCCGTTCCTCGAGGGCGACGACTTCCATCCGGCAGTGAACGTCGCGAAGATGAGCGCCGGCCATCCCTTGGACGACGCCGACCGCGAGCCCTGGCTGCGTGCCCTCGCCGAGCGCATCCGTCAGTCCGCCGAGGCCCACGAGGGGCTGGTCCTCGCCTGTTCGGCCCTCAAGCGCGCCTACCGCGACGAACTGCGGTCGGCCGCCGGTGCCGGGCTGTGGTGTCTGTATCTCGCCCTGGACCGGGCCACCGCTTGGGAGAGGGTGTCCCGGCGTACCGGTCACTTCATGCCCGCCGGGCTGGTCGAGTCGCAGTTCGCGACGTTGGAGCCGCTGCAACCGGACGAGCCGGGCCTGACCCTGGACGCCACCGCCGGTCTTCCCGCTCTGCTCAGCCGGGCGCGGGCCGCTGTCACACGCTGCGAGGGGCGCGCAGGCAGCTGA
- a CDS encoding cyclase family protein — protein MRTPDELSEADFRSLYRRLRATAPGGGTPRGALDTITGEQVLAAVREVRSGRTVSLAAPVNTRPGPDDADPAEHRLTAPADAEPAPTGLEFARDRFAMNIHGDVNSHLDALCHVIYDGTLHGGAPGAGALSPAGASALSVDLVRDGIVGRGVLLDVPRLRGVPWLEPGTSVTAEDLSAAEARQEARVGRGDIVLVRVGHRRRREELGPWEVADARAGLHPTAMEFLAEREAAVLGSDGNSDTAPSPVDGVAFPVHVLAVHAMGLHLLDYLRFEDLAPICAREGRWTFLCVIAPLRLPAATGSPVNPLAIL, from the coding sequence ATGCGAACGCCCGACGAGCTGAGCGAGGCCGATTTCCGGTCGCTGTATCGCCGCCTGCGCGCCACGGCCCCCGGCGGTGGCACGCCCAGGGGTGCCCTGGACACGATCACCGGGGAACAGGTGCTGGCGGCCGTCCGCGAGGTGCGGTCGGGACGTACGGTGTCGCTCGCGGCCCCGGTGAACACCCGTCCCGGACCTGACGACGCCGATCCGGCCGAGCACCGGCTCACGGCTCCGGCAGACGCCGAACCGGCGCCGACAGGCCTGGAATTCGCGCGGGACCGCTTCGCCATGAACATCCACGGTGACGTGAACAGTCACCTGGACGCGCTGTGCCACGTCATCTACGACGGCACTCTGCACGGCGGTGCACCGGGGGCGGGCGCCCTGTCCCCGGCCGGAGCGAGCGCGCTCTCCGTCGACCTGGTCCGCGACGGCATCGTCGGACGCGGGGTCCTGCTCGACGTTCCCCGGCTGCGCGGCGTCCCCTGGCTCGAACCCGGGACGAGCGTGACAGCCGAGGACCTCTCCGCGGCCGAGGCGCGGCAGGAGGCCCGGGTCGGCCGCGGCGACATCGTCCTCGTACGGGTCGGACACCGCCGGCGCCGTGAGGAGCTCGGCCCCTGGGAGGTGGCCGACGCCCGTGCGGGACTCCACCCGACCGCCATGGAGTTCCTGGCCGAGCGAGAGGCGGCCGTCCTCGGCAGTGACGGCAACAGCGACACGGCCCCCAGTCCGGTGGATGGAGTCGCGTTCCCGGTGCATGTGCTCGCCGTCCACGCGATGGGACTGCATCTGCTCGACTACCTGCGGTTCGAGGACCTCGCGCCGATCTGCGCGCGGGAGGGCCGCTGGACGTTCCTCTGTGTGATCGCCCCCCTCCGGCTGCCGGCGGCCACCGGCTCCCCGGTCAACCCCCTCGCGATCCTGTGA
- a CDS encoding YhjD/YihY/BrkB family envelope integrity protein, whose product MRADRGSGSPADGGKSRWRERAADLKTRLLRLRSTAEERFPVITRLTTHLIAVNLLDSATRLAAQAFLTAVPLLFLVASIAPQGLRDQIIASVHDLFGIHGAADDELKKVYQANPASLQQSTGVVSALMVLLSATACSRAMQRLCQRAWRMPSAGARVAAWRWPVWLAVWLVVVVLQGPLREGFGAGLWLGVPLLLTVEVAVWWWTQHLLLAGRLPWMPLLPGAVLTGVAMTALSVFAKFYVPAALNRSLDRYGSLGAVFTVLSWLIGLCVVVALGITVGAVIAREPAVARRLGSPAWPNSPEK is encoded by the coding sequence ATGCGCGCAGACAGAGGATCCGGCTCGCCCGCAGACGGCGGGAAGAGCCGTTGGCGCGAACGGGCGGCGGATCTGAAGACCCGGCTGCTGAGGCTGCGCAGCACCGCCGAGGAACGGTTCCCGGTGATCACCCGCCTCACCACCCACCTGATCGCGGTGAACCTGCTGGACTCCGCGACGCGGCTGGCGGCCCAGGCCTTCCTGACCGCCGTACCCCTTCTCTTCCTGGTCGCCTCCATCGCCCCGCAGGGCTTGCGCGACCAGATCATCGCCTCTGTGCACGACCTCTTCGGCATCCATGGCGCCGCCGACGACGAGCTGAAGAAGGTCTACCAGGCCAACCCCGCCAGTCTGCAGCAGAGCACCGGGGTGGTCAGCGCGCTGATGGTGCTGCTCTCCGCGACCGCCTGCAGCCGCGCGATGCAGCGGTTGTGCCAACGCGCCTGGCGGATGCCGAGTGCGGGCGCCCGGGTCGCCGCGTGGAGATGGCCCGTGTGGCTCGCGGTCTGGCTTGTCGTCGTCGTTCTGCAGGGGCCGTTGCGGGAGGGGTTCGGCGCCGGACTGTGGCTGGGCGTGCCGCTCCTGCTGACCGTGGAGGTGGCCGTGTGGTGGTGGACCCAGCACCTGCTGCTGGCCGGGCGCCTTCCCTGGATGCCCCTGCTGCCCGGGGCGGTCCTCACCGGGGTCGCCATGACCGCACTGTCGGTGTTCGCGAAGTTCTACGTCCCGGCCGCGCTCAACCGCAGCCTGGACCGGTACGGGTCTCTCGGTGCCGTCTTCACCGTGCTGTCGTGGCTGATCGGACTCTGCGTCGTGGTGGCCCTCGGCATCACCGTCGGTGCGGTCATCGCCCGGGAACCCGCCGTGGCCCGACGTCTTGGATCACCCGCTTGGCCCAACTCGCCGGAAAAGTGA
- a CDS encoding GMC family oxidoreductase produces MTDELHYDVIIIGTGAGGGTIAHRLAPTGKRILLLERGDYLPRERDNWESTAVFVKGKYRAPEFWYDKNGNQFPPEVNYYVGGNTKFYGAALFRMRPEDFGELRHHDGISPAWPLSYDELEPYYTQAEHLYLVHGRHGEDPSEGPTSAQYAYPPVQHEPRIQQLSHDLEKQGLHPFHLPIGVNLTQDDRGRATHTSVCIRCDRVDGFPCLVGAKSDAQVICVDPALEHANVEMVTHADVRRLDTDGTGRSVTSVVATVGDGDPATVKFSADVVVVACGAVNSAALLLRSANDRHPQGLGNSSDVVGRHYMRHNNLALMAVSKEPNDTKFQKTLALHDWYLGSDDWDYPLGGIQMLGKSDSEQIHGEAPRWAGAVAPDMPFEVLAHHAVDFWLCGEDLPLAENRVTLDRDGDIHLALDEKNNIAGLKRLRHKLQGMLSHLGMHEHHLLSHSIYLHKGMPIGATAHQAGTVRFGRDPESSALDVNCKAHDLDNLYVVDTSFFPSIGAVNPSLTAIANALRVGDHIAERLQ; encoded by the coding sequence ATGACCGACGAACTGCATTACGACGTCATCATCATTGGTACCGGTGCGGGCGGCGGCACCATCGCCCACCGCCTGGCCCCCACCGGAAAACGGATCCTCCTCCTCGAACGCGGCGACTATCTGCCCCGAGAACGCGACAACTGGGAATCCACCGCGGTCTTCGTCAAAGGCAAATACCGCGCTCCGGAGTTCTGGTACGACAAGAACGGAAACCAATTCCCGCCCGAGGTCAATTACTACGTGGGCGGCAATACCAAGTTCTACGGTGCCGCTCTTTTCCGTATGCGCCCCGAGGACTTCGGTGAACTCCGGCACCACGACGGCATCTCCCCGGCCTGGCCACTGAGCTACGACGAGCTCGAGCCGTACTACACGCAGGCCGAGCATCTCTACCTCGTCCACGGCCGGCACGGTGAGGACCCGTCCGAGGGCCCCACCAGCGCCCAGTACGCCTACCCGCCGGTCCAGCACGAGCCGCGCATCCAGCAGCTCAGCCACGATCTGGAGAAGCAGGGGCTGCACCCCTTCCACCTCCCGATCGGGGTGAACCTCACCCAGGACGACCGGGGCCGGGCGACCCACACCAGCGTCTGTATCCGCTGCGACCGGGTCGACGGCTTCCCGTGCCTGGTCGGCGCCAAGTCCGACGCACAGGTCATCTGCGTCGATCCCGCCCTCGAACACGCCAACGTCGAGATGGTCACCCATGCGGACGTGCGGCGCCTCGACACGGACGGGACCGGTCGCAGTGTCACCTCGGTCGTCGCGACGGTGGGGGACGGGGACCCGGCCACCGTGAAGTTCAGTGCCGACGTCGTGGTCGTCGCCTGTGGTGCGGTCAACTCGGCGGCCCTGCTGCTGCGTTCGGCCAACGACCGGCATCCTCAGGGCCTGGGCAACAGCTCGGACGTGGTGGGCCGGCACTACATGCGGCACAACAACCTGGCCCTGATGGCCGTGTCCAAGGAACCCAACGACACCAAGTTCCAGAAGACCCTGGCGCTGCACGACTGGTATCTGGGATCCGACGACTGGGACTACCCCCTCGGCGGCATCCAGATGCTGGGCAAGTCCGACTCCGAGCAGATCCACGGCGAAGCGCCCCGCTGGGCCGGGGCGGTCGCCCCCGACATGCCCTTCGAGGTGCTCGCCCACCACGCGGTCGACTTCTGGCTGTGCGGAGAGGACCTGCCCCTCGCCGAGAACCGCGTCACCCTGGACCGGGACGGCGACATCCACCTGGCCCTCGACGAGAAGAACAACATCGCCGGGCTGAAGCGCCTGCGGCACAAGCTGCAAGGCATGCTCAGCCACCTGGGCATGCACGAACACCATCTGCTGTCGCACAGCATCTACCTGCACAAGGGCATGCCCATCGGCGCCACCGCGCATCAGGCGGGCACCGTTCGCTTCGGCCGCGACCCCGAAAGTTCCGCCCTCGACGTCAACTGCAAGGCCCACGACCTCGACAACCTCTATGTCGTCGACACGAGCTTCTTCCCGAGCATCGGAGCGGTCAACCCTTCATTGACCGCCATCGCCAACGCCCTGCGTGTCGGCGACCACATCGCGGAGCGACTTCAATGA
- a CDS encoding DUF2252 domain-containing protein: MTSNHPDNSEMRHRTPQERAERGKAVRSSVPRSSHVEFAPTVKRPDPVDIIEAQSATRVPELVPIRYGRMTESPFRFYRGAAAIMAGDLADTPVSGIRAQLCGDAHLLNFRLLASPERRMMFDINDFDETLPGPWEWDVKRLSASFVIAGRANGFSTKERAGIVRATVRSYREWMRRFAKMGNLAVWYAQFDEAWVREHFGAELSARGRDRWSQAVTKARSRDGLQAFGKLTHIVDGQVRIAAVPPLITPLQDLLQGVERDALEKEIHRLIERYGRTLQSDRRSLLEQYRVADMARKVVGVGSVGTRCWIVLLLGRDDQDPLLMQAKEADQSVLAPFAGASAYGTQGERVVSGQRLMQATSDIFLGWERVEGIDGRRRDFYVRQLRDWKGIAEPEAMVPAGMRTFGELCGATLARAHARSGDRIAIAAYLGGGDSFDRALVTFAERYADQNEKDHQALVDAVRSGRVTAQAA; the protein is encoded by the coding sequence ATGACGTCGAACCACCCGGACAACAGCGAAATGCGGCACCGCACACCTCAGGAGCGAGCCGAACGCGGCAAGGCCGTCCGGTCGTCCGTGCCCCGCTCCAGCCACGTGGAGTTCGCGCCCACGGTGAAACGGCCCGACCCTGTGGACATCATCGAGGCACAGTCGGCGACGCGGGTTCCCGAGCTCGTACCGATCCGCTACGGACGGATGACCGAGTCGCCGTTCCGTTTCTACCGCGGTGCCGCGGCCATCATGGCCGGAGACCTCGCCGACACCCCCGTGTCCGGGATCAGGGCGCAGTTGTGCGGAGATGCGCACCTGCTGAACTTCCGGCTGCTGGCCTCGCCCGAGCGCCGCATGATGTTCGACATCAACGACTTCGACGAGACGCTGCCCGGCCCATGGGAGTGGGACGTCAAACGCCTGTCGGCGAGCTTCGTCATCGCGGGCCGGGCCAACGGCTTCAGCACCAAGGAGCGGGCCGGCATCGTACGGGCGACGGTGCGGTCCTACCGCGAGTGGATGCGACGTTTCGCCAAGATGGGCAATCTCGCCGTGTGGTACGCCCAGTTCGACGAGGCGTGGGTGCGGGAGCACTTCGGCGCGGAACTGAGCGCACGGGGCCGCGACCGCTGGTCGCAGGCGGTGACCAAGGCACGCAGCCGGGACGGTCTCCAGGCCTTCGGCAAGCTCACCCACATCGTCGACGGGCAGGTCCGCATCGCCGCGGTTCCACCGCTGATCACCCCGCTCCAGGACCTGCTTCAGGGCGTCGAACGCGACGCGCTGGAGAAGGAGATCCACCGGCTGATCGAACGGTACGGCCGCACCCTGCAGTCGGACCGGCGGTCCCTTCTGGAGCAGTACCGGGTGGCCGACATGGCCCGCAAGGTGGTCGGGGTCGGCAGCGTGGGCACCCGCTGCTGGATCGTGCTCCTGCTCGGCCGGGACGACCAGGATCCGCTGCTCATGCAGGCCAAGGAGGCCGACCAGTCGGTGCTGGCGCCCTTCGCGGGCGCCAGCGCCTACGGAACGCAGGGCGAGCGCGTGGTCTCCGGCCAGCGGCTCATGCAGGCCACCAGTGACATCTTCCTCGGCTGGGAGCGGGTCGAGGGGATCGACGGTCGCCGACGGGACTTCTATGTACGGCAGTTGCGGGACTGGAAGGGCATCGCCGAACCCGAGGCGATGGTGCCGGCCGGAATGCGGACCTTCGGCGAGCTGTGCGGCGCCACGCTGGCCCGCGCACACGCGCGGTCGGGCGACCGGATCGCCATCGCCGCGTACCTGGGCGGGGGCGACTCCTTCGACCGGGCGCTCGTGACCTTCGCCGAGCGTTACGCCGACCAGAACGAGAAGGACCACCAGGCGCTCGTCGATGCCGTCCGTTCGGGACGGGTTACGGCTCAGGCGGCCTGA
- a CDS encoding glycoside hydrolase family 15 protein: protein MERYPPIADHGLVGDLQTAALVSSQGVIDWFAAPRFDSPSVFAALLDHDGGGHFLLAPDHPEGTWKQLYYPDSAVVVTRFMSPDGVGEIVDHMPVLTGPTPTDRHQLVRVVRAVRGTVHFALECRPRFDYARATHDLDLTDGTATFRAPGTTAYLQGSIPLERDGQDVRGGITLSDGDSAAVVFTVCAQDGEAPPPPTTEQITEELWENVDFWQKWVRTSNYRGRWTEMVHRSAITLKLLTYAPSGAPVAAATMGLPEQVGGERNWDYRYTWVRDGSLSVRALLDLGFVEEATRFTHWLGDRLQAREGPDDEPLQIMYRVDGDPHLTEEILDHFEGYRGSYPVRAGNAASDQLQLDIYGEALYALAEGREVGEQAGYHGWKGMTRTLDWLADSWDRPDEGIWETRGGRKDFTYSRVMCWAAFDRGLKMAAEFSRPADTVRWTRARDEILEQVMERGWNEKEQAMVQHYGGAVLDASLLLAPRVGFVSPRSPGWLNTLDAMERVLVSDSLVYRYDPQASPDGLRGSEGTFSLCTFLYVDALARASRLPEARYTFEKMQTYANHVGLFAEEIGPSGEQLGNFPQAFTHLSLIMAATTLDEALDRAPR from the coding sequence ATGGAACGCTACCCGCCCATCGCCGATCACGGACTCGTCGGGGATCTGCAGACCGCAGCTCTGGTGTCGTCCCAGGGCGTGATCGACTGGTTCGCGGCACCGCGCTTCGACTCGCCGAGTGTCTTCGCCGCCCTGCTCGACCATGACGGTGGCGGCCATTTCCTCCTAGCGCCCGATCATCCGGAGGGCACCTGGAAGCAGCTCTACTACCCGGACAGCGCCGTCGTGGTGACCCGGTTCATGTCACCCGACGGAGTCGGCGAGATCGTCGATCACATGCCGGTCCTGACGGGCCCGACGCCCACGGACCGGCATCAACTGGTGCGCGTCGTCCGCGCGGTGCGCGGCACCGTGCACTTCGCCCTCGAATGCCGGCCGCGGTTCGACTACGCGCGGGCCACCCACGACCTCGACCTGACGGACGGCACGGCCACGTTCCGGGCCCCGGGCACGACCGCCTACCTCCAGGGCAGCATCCCGCTCGAACGGGACGGCCAGGACGTCCGGGGCGGCATCACCCTCAGCGACGGAGACTCGGCAGCCGTGGTGTTCACGGTGTGCGCGCAGGACGGGGAGGCGCCACCGCCCCCCACCACCGAACAGATCACCGAAGAGCTCTGGGAGAACGTCGACTTCTGGCAGAAGTGGGTGCGCACCTCGAACTACCGCGGCCGTTGGACGGAGATGGTGCACCGCTCGGCGATCACCCTCAAGCTCCTCACCTACGCCCCCAGCGGCGCGCCGGTCGCCGCCGCCACCATGGGGCTGCCCGAGCAGGTCGGCGGCGAGCGCAACTGGGACTACCGCTACACATGGGTCCGGGACGGCTCCCTCTCGGTGCGGGCGCTGCTCGACCTCGGCTTCGTGGAGGAGGCGACCCGCTTCACCCACTGGCTCGGCGACCGTCTCCAGGCCCGCGAAGGACCGGACGACGAGCCGCTCCAGATCATGTACCGGGTCGACGGCGACCCGCATCTGACCGAGGAGATCCTGGACCACTTCGAGGGCTATCGCGGCTCGTACCCGGTCCGGGCCGGCAACGCCGCCTCCGACCAGCTCCAGCTCGACATCTACGGCGAGGCCCTCTACGCCCTGGCCGAGGGCCGCGAGGTCGGCGAGCAGGCGGGCTACCACGGGTGGAAGGGCATGACCCGCACCCTCGACTGGCTCGCCGACTCCTGGGACCGCCCCGACGAGGGCATCTGGGAGACCCGGGGCGGACGCAAGGACTTCACCTACAGCCGGGTGATGTGCTGGGCGGCCTTCGACCGCGGCCTGAAGATGGCGGCGGAGTTCAGCAGGCCGGCCGACACCGTGCGCTGGACACGGGCCCGCGACGAGATCCTCGAACAGGTCATGGAACGCGGCTGGAACGAGAAGGAGCAGGCCATGGTCCAGCACTACGGCGGCGCCGTCCTGGACGCCTCCCTGCTGCTGGCCCCCCGGGTGGGTTTCGTGTCCCCGCGCAGCCCCGGCTGGCTCAACACCCTCGACGCCATGGAGCGGGTCCTCGTCTCCGACAGCCTCGTCTACCGCTACGACCCCCAGGCCTCTCCCGACGGACTGCGCGGCTCCGAGGGAACCTTCAGCCTGTGCACGTTCCTGTACGTCGACGCCCTGGCCCGCGCGAGCCGGCTCCCGGAGGCCCGCTACACCTTCGAGAAGATGCAGACGTACGCGAACCACGTCGGCCTGTTCGCCGAGGAGATCGGCCCGAGCGGCGAGCAACTCGGCAACTTCCCCCAGGCCTTCACCCACCTCTCCCTCATCATGGCCGCGACGACGCTGGACGAGGCGCTCGACCGGGCTCCGCGCTGA
- a CDS encoding DUF6400 family protein — MSSHGRALPGEQLPTVDLDVDLSSHEMLRRAHVLDALGPDWDPVAALRGEEAAYELLYSGLSAEQQQVYDELVSAGVLPRRGGSDAAA; from the coding sequence ATGTCCTCCCATGGCCGCGCCCTTCCGGGCGAACAGCTCCCGACGGTCGACCTGGACGTCGACCTGAGCTCACATGAAATGCTCCGGCGCGCCCATGTCCTGGACGCCCTCGGCCCCGACTGGGACCCCGTCGCCGCGCTGCGCGGCGAGGAAGCGGCGTACGAGCTGCTGTATTCCGGCCTCAGCGCGGAGCAACAGCAGGTGTACGACGAGCTCGTCTCGGCCGGTGTCCTGCCGCGGAGAGGCGGTAGCGATGCTGCCGCTTGA